The Catharus ustulatus isolate bCatUst1 chromosome 13, bCatUst1.pri.v2, whole genome shotgun sequence genome includes a window with the following:
- the KBTBD8 gene encoding kelch repeat and BTB domain-containing protein 8, protein MAALGEPSQFSQTLNGVPPSNQVTSGMDPFHACSILQQLKTMYDEGQLTDIVVEVDHGKTFSCHRNVLAAISPYFRSMFTSGLTESTQKEVRIVGVEAESMHLVLNYAYTSRVVLTEANVQALFTAASIFQIPSIQDQCAKYMISHLDPQNSIGVFIFADHYGHQELKDRSQDYIRKKFLSVTKEQEFLQLRKDQLISILNSDDLNVDKEEHVYESIIRWFEHEQNKREVHLPEIFAKCIRMPLLDETFLEKIPPVFAQAMAKSCVQKGQPSANGYTQRLGMTASEMIICFDAAHKHSGKKQTVPCLDSVTGRVFKLCKPPNDLREVGILVSPDNDIYIAGGYRPSSSEVSIDHRAESDFWMYDHSGNRWIPKAPLLRARIGCKLVHCCGKLYAIGGRVYEGDGRNSLKSVECYDSRENCWTAVCPMPVAMEFHSAVEYKDNIYVLQGEFFLCYDPQKDYWGFLTPMTVPRIQGLATVYNDSIYYIAGTCGNHQRMFTVEAYDIEQNKWTRKKDFPCDQSINPYIKLVLLKNKLHLFVRATQVTVEEHVFRTSRKNSLYQYDEVTDQWQKVYETPDRLWDLGRHFECVVAKLYPQCLQKVI, encoded by the exons AACCAAGTCAGTTTTCACAAACACTGAACGGAGTTCCTCCCTCAAACCAAGTCACCAGTGGAATGGACCCCTTCCATGCTTGTAGTATTCTCCAGCAGCTGAAGACCATGTATGATGAAGGACAGCTGACAGACATTGTGGTGGAAGTGGATCATGGGAAAACATTCTCCTGTCATAGGAATGTTCTTGCTGCAATCAGTCCTTATTTCAG ATCGATGTTCACGAGCGGCCTTACCGAGAGCACCCAGAAGGAAGTTCGGATCGTTGGTGTGGAAGCAGAGTCGATGCATTTAGTGTTGAACTATGCATATACCTCCAGAGTAGTGCTGACAGAGGCCAACGTTCAAGCTTTGTTCACTGCAGCCAGTATCTTCCAGATCCCTTCCATACAAGACCAGTGTGCTAAATACATGATCAGTCATTTGGACCCACAGAACTCCATCGGGGTGTTCATCTTTGCTGATCACTATGGCCATCAGGAACTCAAAGACAGGTCACAAGACTACATTCGCAAGAAGTTTCTGAGTGTCACCAAAGAGCAAGAGTTTCTTCAGTTGAGAAAAGACCAACTGATAAGTATCCTCAACAGCGATGATTTAAATGTGGATAAAGAAGAACACGTTTATGAGAGCATTATAAGGTGGTTTGAGCATGAACAAAATAAGAGAGAAGTGCACCTTCCAGAAATATTTGCCAAATGCATCCGTATGCCTCTGCTGGATGAGACGTTTTTAGAGAAAATCCCTCCCGTGTTTGCACAGGCGATGGCCAAAAGCTGTGTACAAAAGGGACAGCCCAGTGCCAACGGCTACACACAACGGCTTGGAATGACCGCTTCCGAAATGATCATATGCTTTGATGCTGCCCACAAACACTCAGGAAAGAAGCAAACAGTGCCTTGTTTAGATTCGGTCACAGGGAGAGTGTTTAAACTATGCAAGCCGCCAAATGACTTGAGGGAGGTGGGAATTCTCGTGTCCCCTGACAATGATATTTACATTGCGGGTGGTTACAGGCCGAGCAGCAGCGAGGTCTCCATCGACCACCGAGCGGAGAGTGATTTTTGGATGTACGATCACTCCGGCAATAGGTGGATTCCCAAGGCTCCTCTGCTGCGGGCCAGGATAGGCTGCAAGTTGGTTCACTGCTGTGGGAAGCTCTATGCCATCGGGGGCAGAGTTTATGAAGGAGACGGGCGGAACTCCCTCAAGTCTGTGGAGTGCTATGACAGCCGGGAGAACTGCTGGACTGCTGTGTGTCCCATGCCGGTAGCTATGGAGTTCCACAGTGCTGTGGAGTATAAGGATAACATCTATGTTCTGCAGG GGGAGTTTTTCCTTTGCTACGACCCTCAGAAGGATTACTGGGGGTTCCTGACGCCCATGACTGTGCCTAGGATCCAAGGCCTGGCCACAGTGTACAACGACTCCATCTATTACATAGCTGGCACGTGCGGCAACCATCAGCGCATGTTCACCGTCGAGGCCTACGACATCGAGCAGAACAAGTGGACTCGAAAAAAAGACTTCCCCTGCGACCAGTCCATCAACCCATACATAAAACTCGTTCTCCTCAAAAACAAACTCCATCTCTTTGTCAGAGCTACTCAAGTCACTGTTGAAGAGCACGTTTTCAGAACCAGCAGGAAGAATTCACTCTACCAGTACGACGAGGTCACCGACCAATGGCAGAAAGTCTACGAGACTCCAGACAGGCTCTGGGATTTAGGCCGGCATTTTGAATGTGTTGTTGCTAAATTGTATCCACAGTGTCTTCAgaaagttatttaa